From Penicillium psychrofluorescens genome assembly, chromosome: 1, one genomic window encodes:
- a CDS encoding uncharacterized protein (ID:PFLUO_000167-T1.cds;~source:funannotate), with protein sequence MANDEYDFLFKVVLIGDSGVGKSNLLSRFTRNEFNLDSKSTIGVEFATRSIQVDSKTIKAQIWDTAGQERYRAITSAYYRGAVGALLVYDISKHQTYDNVNRWLKELRDHADSNIVIMLVGNKSDLRHLRAVPTEEAKQFASENNLSFIETSALDASNVELAFQNILTEIYRIVSSKAIEGGEGGSGSIPDRRVIDFTPQDSEQKQGCC encoded by the exons ATGGCCAACGACGAATACGAT TTTCTGTTCAAAG TGGTGCTTATTGGAGACTCCGGCGTCGGCAAGTCCAACCTGCTGAGTCGGTTCACCCGCAACGAGTTCAACCTGGACTCGAAATCCACAATCGGTGTAGAGTTCGCAACCCGCTCCATCCAGGTCGACTCCAAGACGATCAAGGCACAGATTTGGGATACGGCTGGTCAGGAGCGCTACCGTGCCATCACATCGGCGTACTACCGCGGTGCCGTCGGTGCCCTCCTTGTTTACGATATCAGCAAGCACCAGACCTACGACAACGTCAACCGGTGGTTGAAGGAGCTGCGGGACCATGCCGATTCCAACATCGTAATCATGCTTGTGGGTAACAAGAGCGATTTGCGCCACCTGCGCGCCGTGCCCACGGAGGAGGCCAAACAGTTTGCCA GCGAGAACAACCTTTCCTTCATCGAGACCTCCGCCCTGGACGCCAGCAACGTTGAACTCGCCTTCCAGAACATCCTCACag AAATCTACCGCATCGTTTCCagcaaggccatcgagggcggcgaagGCGGATCGGGCTCGATTCCCGACCGTCGCGTGATCGACTTCACTCCGCAGGACTCGGAGCAGAAGCAGGGCTGCTGCTAG
- a CDS encoding uncharacterized protein (ID:PFLUO_000170-T1.cds;~source:funannotate) codes for MAAVYKTVSKKKAQQPAEPVDDEDIDMEELLNDADDTTDSEEEEDEQGVEAAKKQLAAGQMPKTRVLILTSRGVSHRHRHLMADICSLLPHTHKETKLDTKKKTAGYNLLLNSLADLHSCNIIFFLEARKQGQDLYLWLARPPNGPTIKFHLNNLHTMAELGAGFAGNCLKGGRGLVVFDRSFDEQGPDMGAPGTEYRALIREMLRGVFCVPKRGVKGMKPFVDRIIGIFGVDGKIWIRVYEIRESDGEKKKDGEDTVKPVPKGKDVLPEVSLVEIGPRFVLTPIVILEGSFGGPVIYENKEYVSPNQVRREVRMSKAGRYSQRRDVTTDRVAKRTDLGLSENSQKKRDALETRKLFA; via the exons ATGGCAGCAGTCTACAAGACagtctccaagaagaaggctcAGCAACCTGCTGAGCCggtggatgacgaggacaTTGACATGGAGGAATTGCTTAACGACGCGGACGACACGACCGAcagtgaagaagaagaggatgagcAGGGCGTCGAGGCCGCAaagaagcagctggctgcGGGTCAGATGCCCAAGACTCGAGTCCTCATTCTGACCTCGAGGGGCGTGTCACATCG TCACCGACACCTGATGGCCGACATTtgctctctcctcccacacACGCACAAGGAAACCAAACTGGatacgaagaagaagactgcCGGTTACAACCTCCTCCTGAACTCTCTCGCCGACCTGCACTCCTGCAACatcattttcttcctcgaggCTCGAAAGCAAGGCCAGGATCTCTACCTTTGGCTGGCGCGCCCCCCGAACGGTCCCACAATCAAGTTCCATCTCAACAATCTGCATACCATGGCAGAGCTGGGGGCTGGATTCGCCGGCAACTGCCTGAAGGGCGGACGTGGCTTGGTGGTGTTTGACCGGTCATTCGATGAGCAAGGGCCGGACATGGGCGCTCCCGGCACAGAATACCGGGCTCTGATCCGCGAGATGCTGCGCGGAGTATTCTGTGTTCCTAAGCGTGGCGTGAAGGGCATGAAGCCTTTCGTCGATCGCATCATTGGTATCTTCGGggtggatggcaagatcTGGATCCGGGTCTACGAGATTCGCGAATCGGACggcgaaaagaagaaggacggCGAAGACACGGTTAAGCCCGTGCCCAAGGGCAAGGACGTTCTGCCCGAGGTGTCTTTGGTGGAGATTGGCCCTCGCTTTGTCCTGACCCCCATCGTCATCCTGGAGGGCAGCTTCGGCGGGCCTGTCATCTATGAGAACAAGGAGTACGTCAGCCCGAACCAAGTTCGTCGTGAGGTCCGCATGAGCAAGGCCGGTCGGTACTCGCAACGCCGGGACGTGACGACGGACCGGGTGGCCAAGCGCACGGATCTGGGGCTGTCGGAGAACTCACAGAAGAAGCGGGATGCGTTGGAGACGCGGAAACTGTTTGCATAG
- a CDS encoding uncharacterized protein (ID:PFLUO_000173-T1.cds;~source:funannotate): protein MNSITNKKPAPISDSDFSKACRERWDKNTGQVDVKAVAQDLGYANHRSVIKRMKNLVKYDIHWDWVDSRKSRAAAKTGTNDGSAEEARGAGRYNLRPRGKPPRAVSPQKEADEEKLDLKVKIEEKEPSPLTRLPSPSDLGSDLSGGDIPHGDIDG from the exons ATGAACTCCATCACCAACAAGAAGCCTGCCCCCATTTCCGACTCCGACTTCTCCAAGGCATGCCGCGAGCGTTGGGACAAAAACACGGGACAG GTTGATGTGAAGGCAGTCGCCCAGGACCTCGGTTATGCCAACCACCGGTCTGTCATCAAACGCATGAAGAACCTTGTCAAGTACGACATCCACTGGGACTGGGTGGATTCCCGCAAGTCTCGAGCTGCCGCCAAG ACTGGCACCAACGACGGTTCGgccgaagaagcccgcgGCGCAGGCCGCTACAACCTCCGTCCCCGTGGCAAGCCCCCTCGAGCAGTCAGTCCACAGAAGGAGGCAGACGAGGAGAAGCTTGATCTCAAGGTGAAGattgaggagaaggagcccAGCCCACTGACCAGACTCCCCTCGCCTTCCGATCTGGGGAGTGATCTCTCGGGGGGCGATATCCCTCACGGAGACATCGACGGGTAA
- a CDS encoding uncharacterized protein (ID:PFLUO_000171-T1.cds;~source:funannotate), whose protein sequence is MSVVAVGSCYVDTILTTLHYPGEDEKLRASSVTRRRGGNCPNTLEVLQQLTQHTPLNQSPKLDLITVLPARSSVASEQIRSAFEPRVRLDHCIYRDQFAEPASSYIIKSQSTGSRTIVSYNGLPEMSVEEFSRIADDLGPRATWFHFEGRAPDVTIGCIHYLREHFPNARVSVEVEKPGRDGLQELAVEADVVFYSKGWALHNGYISAEECLRKQSSQTPKASLLCCTWGQDGADAFEPKVDNFAHVAAYAEENFRVVE, encoded by the exons ATGTCTGTGGTTGCAGTTGGGTCGTGTTATGTGGACACCATCCTGAC AACACTTCATTAtcctggagaagacgagaaaTTGCGCGCTTCAAGCGTGACACGACGGCGCGGGGGGAATTGTCCCAATACCTTGGAGGTGCTGCAACAATTGACCCAGCATACCCCATTAAACCAGTCGCCGAAATTGGATTTGATTACTGTCCTGCCAGCGAGATCCTCGGTTGCATCGGAGCAAATCAGATCAGCATTCGAGCCTCGAGTTCGGTTGGACCACTGCATCTATCGGGACCAGTTTGCCGAGCCGGCATCGAGCTATATCATTAAGAGCCAGTCTACGGGCAGTAGAACTATTGTCAGCTACAATGGGCTGCCCGAAATGTCTGTGGAGGAGTTCTCCCGGATTGCAGATGACTTAGGCCCTCGGGCAACTTGGTTCCATTTCGAG GGCCGAGCACCAGATGTGACCATTGGCTGCATCCATTACCTCCGAGAACATTTCCCCAATGCTCGCGTCAGCGTGGAGGTTGAGAAACCCGGCCGAGACGGTCTACAGGAGCTTGCTGTAGAGGCGGATGTGGTTTTCTACTCAAAAGGCTGGGCCCTC CACAATGGATACATATCTGCAGAGGAATGCTTGCGGAAGCAATCAAGCCAGACACCCAAGGC ATCTCTTCTCTGCTGTACCTGGGGCCAGGATGGTGCCGATGCCTTTGAGCCTAAGGTGGACAACTTCGCTCACGTGGCAGCCTACGCTGAGGAGAATTTTAGAGTGGTTGAGTAA
- a CDS encoding uncharacterized protein (ID:PFLUO_000169-T1.cds;~source:funannotate) yields the protein MPIDHLATELLLHIFRSCDSISDVLNLAASCRRLHRIFNSTNKVQLLASAAEVEFGPLQDATQVVTHNVSQPAHLIRHAPMSDALLKQIIQLGLAARKWETVYPFKKWKTDYAIRRSLTEPEKLRLRRAVYRLWLYHRAFHTRAYDRFSRSLRHVVMERAQLLHNWSTAELAEMEDLRLVISDVVQNHICPSNGAIQRKFRKRYPESTHQLSFNIHLNYPPPTGSSPSAYHQQCNDKNPSDLFGQHFHTAHPSNFTESSAKIRSRFRNDLSHDPGYEGWGDEIPHYYVVQDMMKLDPAQVLWLREHAPLKEQVEDFIWSLGGWFRDNGETFGDTLEFVMRERGDDVGELRAAILNREMGIVLE from the coding sequence ATGCCAATCGATCACTTGGCGACAGAGCTCCTGCTCCATATTTTTCGATCTTGCGACTCCATATCTGATGTTTTGAACCTGGCAGCCTCATGCCGTCGACTCCATCGCATCTTCAACTCGACCAACAAAGTACAACTTCTAGCCAGTGCCGCAGAGGTTGAGTTCGGCCCGCTCCAGGATGCCACCCAAGTGGTGACGCACAATGTGAGCCAGCCGGCTCATCTCATCCGGCATGCCCCTATGTCCGACGCGCTCCTCAAACAGATCATCCAGTTGGGTCTGGCGGCCCGGAAATGGGAGACGGTCTACCCATTCAAGAAATGGAAGACCGACTACGCAATCCGTCGCTCGCTGACTGAACCAGAGAAACTGCGGTTGCGCCGTGCAGTATACCGGTTGTGGCTGTACCATCGCGCATTCCACACCCGTGCCTACGATCGGTTCTCTCGCAGCCTTCGCCACGTCGTGATGGAGCGCGCCCAGCTGCTCCACAACTGGTCTAcggcagagctggcggagatggaaGACCTGCGCCTTGTCATCTCTGACGTCGTACAAAATCACATCTGTCCCAGCAACGGCGCAATTCAGCGCAAATTCCGCAAGCGATACCCCGAGAGTACCCACCAGCTTAGCTTCAACATCCATCTGAACTATCCTCCGCCCACGGGGTCCTCGCCTTCAGCTTATCACCAACAATGCAACGATAAGAACCCGAGTGATCTCTTTGGCCAGCACTTCCATACAGCCCATCCGTCCAATTTCACCGAGTCGTCAGCCAAGATCCGGTCTCGATTCCGCAACGACCTCTCCCATGATCCAGGGTACGAGGGATGGGGTGATGAGATCCCTCATTACTACGTCGTGCAGGACATGATGAAGCTCGATCCGGCGCAGGTGTTGTGGCTGCGTGAGCATGCACCTCTCAAGGAGCAGGTGGAGGATTTTATTTGGTCTCTGGGTGGCTGGTTTCGCGATAACGGCGAGACATTCGGGGACACGCTAGAATTTGTCATGAGGGAGCGTGGCGATGATGTCGGGGAGTTGCGAGCCGCGATCCTTAATCGTGAAATGGGCATTGTGTTGGAGTAG
- a CDS encoding uncharacterized protein (ID:PFLUO_000172-T1.cds;~source:funannotate), whose amino-acid sequence MASSTAKRGKAMETEGPTPKFLYAILKQLDLKSVDWNLVASQLEISNGHAARMRYSRFRQQMEGTMGARAAKVKKSSKKDPKGDLKAQMLSDTLPQPPPPPTSGIFTKQEPLQPAPFVKWDPFAPGIPTLSEIPRASSSPSDDYSASPPPGMYYFPSSMPYSMAPAMPSMSSAAHSTIPLNMTQYSKMPMRPMDSGMYEYGMSPVPNFGSTISFEPRPPSGIDWAPVKMERKDEDDSDAVIIKVEK is encoded by the exons ATGGCTTCCTCTACTGCGAAGCGAGGCAAGGCCATGGAAACAGAGGGCCCAACGCCAAAGTTTCTCTATGCCATTCTCAAACAGTTAGATTTGAAATCG GTGGACTGGAACTTGGTCGCCTCTCAACTGGAAATCTCCAACGGCCACGCCGCTCGCATGCGCTATTCCCGCTTCCGACAACAGATGGAAGGAACAATGGGAGCGAGAGCAGCAAAAGTCAAGAAATCTTCGAAGAAAGATCCGAAAGGCGACCTCAAAGCTCAGATGCTCAGCGATACGCTGCCACagccaccaccgccgccgacttCGGGGATCTTCACGAAACAAGAACCTCTCCAGCCGGCCCCCTTCGTGAAATGGGACCCGTTTGCACCAGGGATTCCCACCCTGTCCGAGATTCCGCgggcatcatcttctccaagtgATGATTATTCcgcgtcgccgccgcctggGATGTACTACTTCCCCAGTTCCATGCCGTACTCCATGGCTCCAGCTATGCCGTCCATGTCATCCGCAGCTCATTCCACAATACCATTGAACATGACACAGTATTCAAAAATGCCAATGAGACCGATGGACAGCGGCATGTATGAGTATGGAATGTCCCCTGTGCCGAACTTTGGCTCAACCATCTCATTTGAGCCTCGGCCACCTTCTGGTATTGACTGGGCTCCAGTGAAaatggagaggaaggatgaggatgattCAGATGCTGTGATTATCAAGGTTGAGAAATAA
- a CDS encoding uncharacterized protein (ID:PFLUO_000168-T1.cds;~source:funannotate), with product MTSDALPSNDWDAISLTSSISSDQCSTYEVETILAQRDLEDGPEYLVKWATYGIEANSWEPEDAFDSRETLLEWERKKRDIDQGRLSPFDVEAWEIHVQLIKDETAQRKARRREKRRRLALRSPEPDSGQSAETGPSGSLPGVGNKRKLSATSIASGQSSALFVAPEHSRSPALITQGAQEPVSTAVSSSPSNKPPVEEKPRPVSNARPAGQLPTPKLPMAPPENPPLAGFGTGNTHNKRVKSNSWDDPMPDVTQLELRKPSEFPARTGHKGSSSLQIGSFGRAPTAYNGHNEMQLTASPSVQPQSTPEGARATSTSPATLSSPTTAFSPGRRNSRADSDISPKLVEPRNRARPSRQLIDRIGPSRQREARDSYDNYRPGGLFRDSPPLMDSYKPQRDDGFRPSRPPSPRLERHDPRFPRPLSANDEAPSVEEQIKRMPVPSPRRGANFFQQRGENYFCNPGEVLVQVYLGPEKKYIGPVRLCGASAYRDVTSQLVKNNRGLRVEVWFRYLCTFEEYSDLCPKGPRQVECNAWAEWFTNTTRALVEAAEYLRERSWVAICYPPTDEGYVWLAYSRWSQAFDTLTHPMIKDMSKGAPLVFAARRHLAPIERLLTRHRQQQLSSSPRPNQPLWDRVSTPATHSDSHSPGHPGSTEELRIRGAAQCSPIASSERGLVVKTQSAEEKSSHQGRNAEIAIPEPSEQPTQSPLDSRPRPQAVDFFVERGHHAEASPSKPSEHVQPVSDLQPQSQVPTMRDQSIQSSANEPDSLNKNQSPAPRSSDISCLSVDTRTLQTLPTDMSLSEIFKADYNITLKDLATVQDNQRVAKFFYLWFPIHEDDVEYDRMAAFLEENGVTILSNRNADDWSKFVHNIKGGSVAVFHESFSDYSSLKIPIRYALRNSSLNFWSARLTRPLEQPDRRYPTAGEHFQRLFPYGAAILVTPDVLLSDVKGTAVLLKWFWYSRIQKPGIFKLLFPPNILEWIETILTKENRGQTEDILWLTILAWIKKNNSVDPELPRFWPSSLDTRYLDRPNNNVLSFPTYAYGTQFKDVQPSAPEDEQCVNNLMETFAGWCLVHAARFRRFIIITSTPQHKRIDSWGHVEFFNLKAFYDTFKVDYQRLYQEIKGEARQASASSTYVTPKQSPLETTPKEI from the exons ATGACTTCCGATGCGCTACCCTCCAATGATTGGGACGCCATCTCTCTCACTTCAAGTATTTCAAGTGATCAGTGCTCCACATACGAGGTCGAGACGATCCTAGCGCAAAGAGATTTGGAAGATGGCCCGGAGTACCTCGTGAAATGGGCCACCTACGGCATTGAAGCTAACAGCTGGGAGCCCGAGGACGCCTTCGATTCACGGGAGACTCTGCTCGAATGGGAGCGAAAGAAACGAGACATTGACCAGGGGAGATTATCGCCATTTGATGTGGAGGCCTGGGAAATCCATGTGCAACTCATTAAAGATGAAACGGCCCAACGAAAAGCGAGACGCAGAGAAAAGAGACGCCGGTTGGCCCTTCGCTCGCCTGAACCAGATTCTGGGCAGTCAGCAGAGACTGGCCCAAGTGGCTCGTTACCAGGCGTCGGAAACAAACGCAAATTATCGGCGACCTCGATCGCCTCTGGTCAGTCGTCGGCGCTCTTTGTTGCCCCCGAACATTCGAGGTCTCCAGCACTCATCACCCAAGGCGCCCAGGAGCCGGTCTCTACAGCTGTCTCCAGCTCTCCATCGAATAAACCCCCCGTGGAAGAAAAGCCAAGGCCTGTATCCAATGCTCGCCCTGCAGGGCAGCTACCCACACCCAAGCTACCCATGGCACCGCCTGAGAATCCCCCGTTGGCGGGTTTCGGTACGGGCAATACGCATAACAAGCGAGTGAAATCCAATAGCTGGGACGACCCGATGCCAGATGTCACCCAGCTGGAGCTGAGGAAGCCATCAGAGTTTCCAGCAAGGACCGGTCACAAAGGCAGTTCCTCTCTACAAATCGGGTCTTTTGGTAGAGCGCCAACTGCCTACAACGGACATAATGAAATGCAACTGACTGCAAGCCCTTCAGTGCAACCGCAATCTACTCCCGAGGGTGCTCGAGCGACCAGCACATCTCCAGCTACTCTCTCATCTCCGACAACCGCCTTTTCACCTGGTAGGAGGAATTCGCGTGCGGATTCAGACATCTCCCCAAAGCTGGTCGAACCACGGAACCGCGCAAGACCCTCTCGCCAGCTGATCGACAGAATCGGCCCCTCCAGACAGCGCGAGGCGCGGGATAGTTATGATAACTATAGACCAGGAGGTCTTTTTCGCGATTCACCTCCTCTCATGGACTCATATAAGCCTCAACGCGACGATGGCTTTCGCCCATCTCGACCCCCTTCTCCCAGACTGGAGAGGCACGACCCAAGGTTTCCAAGGCCGTTGTCTGCCAATGATGAAGCTCCTTCGGTTGAAGAGCAAATAAAACGGATGCCTGTTCCATCACCTCGCCGTGGCGCAAATTTTTTTCAACAACGTGGCGAAAATTACTTCTGTAACCCTGGCGAGGTCCTTGTGCAGGTGTATTTGGGACCTGAAAAGAAGTACATCGGGCCTGTTAGACTGTGTGGTGCTTCCGCATACAGAGATGTCACGAGCCAGCTTGTGAAGAACAACCGAGGCCTTCGGGTTGAGGTTTGGTTCAGGTATTTGTGTACGTTTGAAGAGTACAGCGATCTTTGTCCAAAG GGCCCGAGACAAGTGGAGTGCAACGCTTGGGCAGAATGGTTCACTAACACGACCCGAGCGCTCGTCGAAGCGGCAGAGTATCTTCGTGAAAGAAGCTGGGTAGCGATCTGCTACCCTCCAACCGATGAAGGTTACGTGTGGCTTGCTTATTCTCGCTGGTCCCAAGCCTTTGATACTCTCACCCATCCGATGATCAAGGATATGTCAAAAGGCGCACCCTTGGTGTTCGCGGCGCGGAGGCACCTGGCGCCCATTGAGAGACTGTTGACTCGCCATAGACAGCAGCAGTTGTcgtcatctcctcgtccCAATCAGCCTCTCTGGGACCGTGTAAGCACTCCCGCCACTCACAGTGATTCTCATAGTCCAGGCCATCCAGGTTCTACGGAAGAGTTGAGAATACGAGGAGCTGCCCAATGCTCTCCAATTGCATCATCGGAACGAGGTCTTGTCGTGAAAACTCAAAGTGCAGAGGAGAAATCTTCTCATCAAGGGCGCAATGCTGAGATTGCGATTCCCGAACCATCCGAGCAGCCTACACAATCACCGCTCGattctcgccctcgtcccCAAGCAGTTGACTTTTTTGTGGAACGCGGTCACCATGCGGAGGCTTCACCTTCGAAGCCATCAGAGCACGTCCAGCCCGTTTCTGATCTTCAACCCCAATCTCAGGTGCCCACGATGCGCGACCAGTCCATTCAATCATCGGCAAATGAGCCAGATTCCCTGAACAAGAACCAAAGCCCGGCACCCAGATCATCTGACATCTCATGCCTATCAGTCGATACTCGTACCCTCCAGACGCTTCCAACCGACATGTCGCTCTCTGAGATTTTCAAGGCCGATTACAATATCACGTTGAAAGATCTTGCAACCGTTCAGGATAACCAGAGGGTAGCTAAATTCTTCTACCTGTGGTTTCCTATACATGAGGACGACGTGGAGTACGACAGAATGGCAGCGTTTTTGGAGGAAAATGGTGTGACGATCCTATCAAACCGCAACGCAGATGATTGGAGCAAGTTCGTACACAACATCAAGGGCGGCAGCGTCGCTGTG TTTCACGAATCGTTTTCGGATTATAGCTCTCTTAAGATTCCTATCCGCTATGCGTTGCGAAACTCTTCATTGAATTTCTGGAGTGCTCGTCTTACCAGACCTCTAGAGCAGCCTGACAGACGCTACCCGACGGCCGGTGAACATTTCCAACGTCTGTTCCCTTACGGTGCTGCGATCTTGGTCACCCCGGATGTCCTTCTCTCAGATGTCAAGGGGACTGCAGTGCTTTTGAAGTGGTTTTGGTACTCTCGAATTCAAAAGCCCGGTATCTTTAAGCTTCTGTTTCCGCCCAACATCCTAGAGTGGATCGAGACGATTCTCACTAAAGAGAACAGGGGCCAGACAGAGGATATTCT GTGGTTAACGATCCTTGCTTGGATCAAGAAGAATAATTCCGTCGACCCCGAGCTGCCACGATTCTGGCCTAGTAGCTTGGACACTCGGTATCTCGACAGGCCCAACAACAATGTCCTTTCGTTCCCCACATACGCATACGGAACGCAGTTCAAAGACGTACAACCGTCCGCTCCTGAGGATGAACAATGCGTCAACAACCTGATGGAAACCTTTGCGGGCTGGTGTCTGGTCCACGCAGCGCGCTTTCGGCGCTTTATTATCATCACTTCGACACCACAGCACAAGCGAATTGATAGCTGGGGACATGTCGAATTTTTCAACCTGAAGGCGTTCTACGACACATTCAAGGTTGATTACCAGCGTCTGTATCAGGAGATCAAGGGAGAGGCTAGGCAggcctctgcttcttctACCTATGTCACACCCAAACAGAGCCCATTGGAGACTACTCCGAAAGAGATCTAG
- a CDS encoding uncharacterized protein (ID:PFLUO_000166-T1.cds;~source:funannotate), whose translation MLRPLQRRGLAVACSTTRLAVSQPGRPPQARRPLSSASNSFPTASQFNRSDFTGQPFTGSYEPGMPTSGPLGSTPAFGAPRITPKVLKQYLDQFVVGQDRAKKVLSVAVYNHYQRVQELQRREEEAAEILAKQERRDALESHPLEAEFPGQQRTVGPSASNPKSRQAAPLDPTDTVDASAPQLDKSNILLLGPSGVGKTLMAKTLARVLSVPFSISDCTPFTQAGYIGEDAEVCVHRLLAAADYDVEQAERGIIVLDEMDKIAAAKVSHGKDVGGEGVQQALLKIIEGTTVQVQAKSEKNPRATSPPNSYPSNSPLGNASFQSSGQGHPSQKGEVYNVRTDNILFICSGAFVGLHKVVMDRISRGSIGFGQPVRSATSSSTGRPGSSDTLHTEPLPILPGSEEEALYKKHLPFFTSASPATPGSEPTYFNALDLLTPSDLQSYGFIPELIGRIPVTAALSTLTQPLLLRILTEPRNSLIAQYTTLLSLSGIELRFTTPALHKVAANAFKMGTGARALRTEMETILSDAMFETPGSSIKFVLVTQAVAERQEKPIYLARGQGGRFHAMISTEESQWEEKARRDKKGQERKKGKGQNGGDASQNASSFQEYRKRAVG comes from the exons ATGCTGAGGCCgctccagcgccgcgggctcgCCGTAGCCTGCTCCACCACACGACTCGCTGTTAGCCAACCTGGGCGCCCGCCGCAGGCACGACGACCgctctccagcgcctccaaCAGCTTCCCAACAGCTTCGCAATTCAACCGTTCAGATTTTACAGGCCAGCCCTTTACTGGGAGCTATGAGCCTGGTATGCCGACGTCTGGCCCGCTGGGATCCACTCCCGCGTTCGGTGCGCCGCGAATCACCCCAAAGGTGCTGAAGCAGTACCTCGATCAATTCGTGGTCGGACAGGATCGCGCCAAAAAAGTGTTGAGTGTGGCGGTATACAATCATTACCAGCGGgtgcaggagctgcagcggcgcgaggaagaggcggcggAGATACTGGCTAAGCAGGAGCGGAGAGATGCGCTGGAGAGTCATCCCCTAGAAG CTGAGTTTCCAGGACAACAGCGAACGGTTGGTCCGTCTGCATCGAACCCCAAATCCCGCCAGGCGGCCCCCCTGGACCCCACCGATACCGTCGATGCGTCTGCCCCACAACTGGATAAGTCCAACATATTACTACTCGGTCCGTCCGGCGTCGGCAAGACGCTGATGGCCAAAACCCTCGCGCGGGTACTCTCTGTTCCATTCAGTATTTCGGACTGCACGCCGTTCACACAAGCCGGGTACAttggagaagacgccgaggTGTGCGTGCACCGACTTCTCGCTGCAGCGGATTATGACGTCGAGCAAGCGGAGCGTGGGATCATCGTCCTGGATGAGATGGACAAGATTGCAGCTGCTAAGGTCAGCCATGGCAAGGATGTCGGCGGTGAAGGCGTGCAGCAGGCGCTGCTGAAGATTATCGAGGGCACCACCGTGCAGGTTCAAGCGAAGTCCGAGAAGAACCCTCGGGCTACCAGCCCTCCAAACAGCTATCCCTCCAACAGTCCTTTGGGCAATGCCTCATTTCAATCGAGCGGCCAAGGCCACCCGTCTCAGAAAGGCGAAGTCTACAATGTGCGCACCGACAATATACTTTTTATCTGCTCTGGTGCTTTTGTCGGTCTGCACAAAGTGGTCATGGACCGGATATCACGGGGTTCAATCGGGTTCGGCCAACCTGTCCGTTCAGCTACAAGCTCGTCCACTGGCCGACCTGGCTCCTCTGATACCTTGCATACCGagcctcttcccatcctccccgggtccgaggaggaggcaTTATACAAGAAACACCTCCCATTCTTCACCTCTGCGTCTCCCGCAACACCCGGCAGCGAGCCAACCTACTTCAATGCCCTCGATCTACTAACTCCCTCCGACCTACAAAGTTATGGCTTCATTCCCGAGTTAATTGGACGAATCCCCGTCACCGCCGCACTTTCGACCCTCACCCAGCCTCTCCTTCTACGTATCCTCACCGAACCCCGCAACTCCCTCATAGCACAGTACACAACCCTCCTCTCACTATCCGGGATCGAGCTCCGCTTCACCACACCAGCATTGCACAAAGTCGCCGCCAACGCCTTCAAAATGGGCACAGGCGCCCGCGCGCTCCGCACAGAAATGGAAACCATCCTCAGCGACGCCATGTTCGAAACCCCCGGCTCGAGCATCAAGTTCGTGCTCGTCACACAAGCCGTCGCTGAGCGCCAAGAGAAACCCATCTATCTTGCTCGCGGACAGGGAGGCCGATTCCACGCCATGATCTCCACAGAAGAGAGTCAGTGGGAGGAAAAGGCGCGACGCGATAAAAAGGGtcaagagaggaagaaaggaaagggcCAGAATGGGGGTGATGCGTCGCAGAATGCTTCCAGTTTTCAGGAGTATCGGAAAAGAGCAGTCGGGTAA